The genomic interval ATCTTGCAAGGGTTCATCAAGAAATAAAGCTATATCCAATGTCCCTTTACGTAAAGCATTTCGAAAATTTTGGCAAGTATCGAAGCGAAGTTGCAAGTCCACCTGTGGATAAGTTTTACAATAGTCTTTGACTAAAGCAGGAAGTATTTCTGCACATAAGGATTCAGGTGCACCGATCAATAATTGACCGTTTGGTGTATCCGGATTTTTTACTTCTGTTTCAGCTTGTTTGGCAATGTTTAATAAGGCAAGGGCATGACGATATAATATTTTACCGGAAGTAGTTAATTTAGCTTGGCGCCCTATTCGTTCAAATAAGCAAGTTTGTAATGATTCTTCCAAAACTTTAATTTGCCCAGTAATAGTGGATTGGGCATAGCCGAGATGCTGAGCAGCTGCGGTAAAGCTACCAGTATGAATAATAGTGACAAACGTTGTGAGGTTTTTTAAATCCAAGACAATTCCTCCATCCATCGGATTTTATAAAGTATTACATCGGAACTA from Pelosinus sp. IPA-1 carries:
- a CDS encoding LysR family transcriptional regulator; this translates as MDLKNLTTFVTIIHTGSFTAAAQHLGYAQSTITGQIKVLEESLQTCLFERIGRQAKLTTSGKILYRHALALLNIAKQAETEVKNPDTPNGQLLIGAPESLCAEILPALVKDYCKTYPQVDLQLRFDTCQNFRNALRKGTLDIALFLDEPLQDRDLIVYQLFPEPMSLLVSPEHPLSHADTVLPKDLSGQALLLTEPGCSYRLLFEGMLRQYQITPHSILEISSIEVIRQFAVHGLGITFLSQRAVARELLSGSLIALSWQGPIFNIQAQLAYHRDKWLSPALQAFVDLCHKRLYKM